The region actttttgagGTTTCATGAGTACGCTCGTAGCTCTATATAAACCTCTCACCATTTcgtcttctttctcttcctgAGATCTGAATCCTCGAAGCTCTTCGTGCTTATCCCATCAGCCTTCTTCGCTTCGGTTCAATTCCATCTCTCTGAGCTCGAATCCCTCTCCAGATCGAGCTCCATATCGCCCATTTCAGTTCCCTTAACCCTCAGATCGGCAAAACCTACACGGAATCTCGTTCTCCGATGTTGAAACCCTAGATCTCGGTCCCATGGACGGTTTCGGAGCCAAATTCCGTGTGGGGGCTCTCGCTGCTGGATTTCTATGGCTGATGACTGCGGCTTTGTTCAAGCTCCTGAAGCCGGTGCCAAACGGCTGCGTGATGACTTATATGTACCCTACCTACATTCCGATCGCCACTCCGGCCAATGTTTCTTCGGACAAGTATGGGTTGTTCTTGTACCATGAAGGATGGAAGAAGATCGATTTCGCGGAGCATCTCAAGAAGTTGAATGGGGTTCCGGTGCTCTTCATTCCGGGGAATGGCGGCAGCTACAAACAGGCAAAACCCTAACGCtttttttagattcttgtgttcattttcactcCAAGATCATATTGATTATAGTCCTTGATGCCATATGAAATCCTAATTCGTTATACTATATGTCATAATCAAGAACAGAACATTAATTTATTGCAGGCTTGTTTTTCTAAGATTATCTTTGTGGAAGTAGGGAGTTCTGAGAAATAGTGGAAAAATGGAGTTGTCATATACTgaaactaaaccctaaaccctaaatcattCGGCAACTTGATTGTTTAGCATGAAGTAGATCGTGCATGTAGTTTTTTTCTAATGGTGAAACGCCTCAAAGCTGGTTATCAATGACCTCAAACACTCTATCACTGAAATTCTTGTAATTGAAaagtgtggaggagtttagGTTTCTGCCATGAAGTTTGATGCCTAAGACAAGCGTGTTGCAGGGTTGTTGTGCCCTGTGAAATTTAACTTGTATAtaggtgttcttttgtgcattttagTGTGCGTGTGCACTTGTGTATAGAGATGATTTTAACTGTTTATATAGTTCTGTGTTTGATCCCATGTCATCCTTTATTTCTCCTTCGACTAatacttatatattttcttttaggtgcGGTCTCTGGCAGCAGAATCTGCTAGGGCATATCAAGGAGGGCCATTTGAACCTAGTTTTTATCAGGAGGCAACACTTTTATCTGTGGAGGCTGGAAAAGAATTTATGGAGGAATCAGATGATTTTGCATTTCCTAGCCAATATGTTCGAATGTTGGATTGGTTCGCTGTGGATCTCGAAGGAGAACATTCTGCTATGGATGGTCGAATACTTGAAGAGCACACTGAATATGTTGTATATGCTATCCACCGGGTACCTCCTGATTTGTACATAAATgcgttattttgtttttattattttttatttgctttaggAAGCTGCTAACAACATTAAGGCCACAAAAAGTTGCTGAGCTTAATATTTAGAGCTGGCACTAatatgtttagtttttttttgtgtgtgtattatGACTATAATTTAGCAGAAGGAAGATCCCTACTGAGTGTGACTATGACAATACTAGATGTGAAGAATGAATAGATAAACTTTTTGTTCCGTGTTTGACCTCTTTTTCTCCTTTGTAAGAGAACTTTAGAATTCTAGTATAGGTTTTACCCCAACATGTCGTGGACGTGGTAGTTCATACATGCAAAACATATTAGGGTGTATTTGACTGCTTCTAACTTATTATTGAGATTTTCAATTCTATAAATGGATAAAATCTTGTGTTTCAGAGTAGTTCACTGTAGCATGAACTACTACATGGTATTTAGAATTTATAGCTAATTTCCAAATAAGGTTTAAAATCCTGATTTTGAGTTATGATTAAAATGAGCTTAAGTCGAATCTGGATTTCATTATGCATCTAGATTTTCACTTATATtatttgattctcttttgcaccCTATTTTCTAtagttttcattaataattcTGTTATCTTTTATAGATAGATTACAAAAATctcagtttttatttatatatacaccaCTACAAAAACCTAAAGCTATACATCCACCCTTCTAAAATTTCTGTTTTCATATATACCCTTCAAAAACTGAAATTCTTATCCCTTGGTTAAAtacgatttttttctttttaagtatCTTTTTTGgtgtataattttataaataaaaattatatatatacatatattttaaatgggCATTAATCAAACTATAatgaaaatcatataaaaagtaaatatataagcTATCTAGAAAATGTTAGGTGTTCAAAGATGTCAATATAAAAGTTATAGAAGacgttttatttatttttgattcatTGTTTAATGATCATGTGTAAGAATCTCAAATTTTCAGGAGCATATACGAaacgagaaattttcaaaaccaaaatttcaaatcctttcaactaaacataaaatttctaaatccaAATTTGTAGACATCCCCTCCTAACAAAAAAGTTATGCTAATATGAATTTTCAAGTCTGTGTAACTCCAATCAAATGTAacttcaaatccaaattatttCCAATTACCTCCAAATGTGTTTATATTTATGTGTAAATCTATCTTTTCATGAATATGTGTATTCGCAAATGTCAATGATTCTAAAAAAGGGGCAATTTCAATGTGAATTAGTTGAATTGTAAACCATGCCTATTCTTAATGgtctatttatgtttttatagatGAGATGAATAATGTATGGCATTAACATACTAAACTTTCTGAatgttattttggaaataaatttaaagcaTAACCAGACCAATATGATCAAATTCacaaagttttttttcaaaatatattaatacttgGTCTCCATCTTAGCATGTTTGTTAATATATTCAAAGTCGGTGTTAGATATCTATGACTTAGTTCTGAATTTCTCTGGAAATTATAGATTTTACCCTTTACAGATCCTGGATCAATATCGTGAATCTCGTGATTCCAGATCCAAAGACGGTGTTGAAGTTTCAGAAAATTTGCCCACTAGTGTAATATTGGTAGGCCATTCCATGGGTGGCTTTGTGGCCCGAGCTGCACTTGTCCATCCACATTTACAGAATTCAGCAGTAGAGACTATTGTAACTCTCTCAAGTCCACACCAGTGAGCACTACTCTCATTTCATTTTTGacattcataaatttttatttattttattgtgtactatcattatctttattttctaCGTATTTCCTTTCCAGCAATTTCtttaaatttgtggttttgttgtttagtaCTTGACAAGATTGAGTTACTTAATCCAGGTCGCCTCCTATTGCATTGCAGCCTTCCCTGGGTCAGTTTTTTTCTCAAGTGAATGAAGGTTGGAGAAAAGGTTATGAGGCCACAACTACGCATAGCGGCCATCTTGTATCAGCCCCTTCATTTTCTCATGTTGTAGTTGTATCAATATCTGGTGGCATTCATGATTATCAGGTTTTCCTTTTTTCCCTAGtaacatcatttttttcatagtaTTCAGTAAACCATACCATAATGTTGCTTAATTTGAATGTAACCATCAATTCCCACTCTCCTTCATCATTAAGTATTGATAGTTCCTGAACTAGCCTGTTACTGTGTCCCATCAGCCTTTCTGTGACTGACCTTGGACTATGCGAccttttgtttctgttttgcCTTCAACAACatgataattattgtttgagTGTGGCTTCTTTGTTGGAAGCTCAACTAGTATATTTTGTGGGAAATTGTTCTCTTGATGGACTGACTTATAATAGAGGATTTGtaacttttcttgtttttaaattagtcaCCATCTTTAAGCTATTTTTGCAGTAAGAAAGGTGTGTGGAGGGGTGAAATGCTGTAGCATACATATTCTCATGTGTTTGATTATGGGCTATGTCTGTTTTAATGTCTTATAGATTGTGCAAGTTCCTTTAGTGATGTTGATATTTAGGGAGTGAACACATTTGATTGTGGGagttaatttgataattatgatttaaCACCTAAAAAGCCACTGGGGTACATTTTCTCATCATCTTACGTGGAAGGcataaatatggttgcatattATTTGTGATTGTAGAATCATGATATGTTACCATTTTATATGTGCAACCATTAAGGACTTTTTCGTATTTATATATCTTAAGGTAATGGAAAAACTAGCACTATCATGTATGTTACGTCAATCAGTTATGGTCCACAAGTAGGAGTGTGAGCCAGTCTGGCTGGTCTTAAAATAACCAACACATAAGTCTGATATGAGCCTACTCGGTAGGCTTAGGGCTAACAGGTCCATATTAATGTGTATCTTTTGAATGTGCCAGGGCTTGTTTCCTATAAATTTGCTTAGCCCTAGACTTTCCGCACCCCATCTCTGggcattcctaaaataaattgtaaattatTCAGTTTATTTATGGTTGGATGAGGTTGTACCGTTGGATTGTCTAGAGTGCAGTTAACAAGTTATCCTTGAAGTGTTAGCTCTCTGTTTATAGTATTATATTAAGGCAAATGTGATGATAGTGGCGGATGTTGTGTGGACTGAGTCTGTAAAGTTAGATAACAAAGTGCTTTGGTTAATTAAGCACCTTTTAGTTGTAATTATTGTGAAACGTTGCATTAGGTTAACAAATTTGACTGTCCAACATATtctatatgtaatatatttttgtcagcAGAACCATTTAGGTTGTTTATATTGAAATATCTTTTACTCTGCTTGATTGAACATGATAGGATGGCATTGATTTCACAACTACTTGAAAAGGTTATATGATATATGATTCTGTGTATGTTTCATGCCACTATTCCAGGTCCGATCAAAGTTGGCTTCTCTTGATGGAATTGTTCCCTCCAGCCATGGTTTTATGGTAGGTAGCTCAGGAATGAAGAATGTATGGCTCTCGATGGAGCACCAGACTATTCTCTGGTGTAATCAACTTGTTGTGCAGGTGCATAAGATGATATTACTATTCTGACCAATGGGTGATACTTATTTATGCAATGGTGACTCGTTTTGACGCTTGTATGTTCTACAGTTGTCACACACCCTTCTTAATCTGGTAAATCCTGAAACTGGACAACCTTTCCCAAGCGTCAAAAAGAGGCTTCTTGTGTTTGTCAGAATGCTTCAAAGTGGCTtacctcaaaattttaaattgcttGAGCATATGCAATCATCTCCGGTGAAAGATTTTCCCACGAAGGATGAAAAGGATGATACTGGTACAGCATATATGAGTCTTTTGGTTGATAATTTGCATTTTACTATCCTATGAGTTCTACTCTTTGTACACAAATACTAGAACGGGAGATggtgaaactttttttttaaaatgttcttcataagcatttaaaaatatgatcaatTCACATGGTATGCCTTTTGTATCTATTCGTGTAGCATATATTTCCAGTGTTTCTTATATTGAAGTTGATATTTCATTTTTCCTGCTGCCAATATTGCTTTATTCTTAGTAACTATGTATGCTACAACTTGTCTAAATATTTCatacctttgatttttttattatttttttaatctcttatTTTGAGTCTTTCAGGGGAAGGATCTCAATTACGGCATCTCTATTCCTGTTCACCATCTTTGCATTGGACTGATGATGGCCTAGAGAAAGATATCTATGTGCAATCAAGTTCTGTTACCATTCTAGCAATGGATGGGAAAAGACGGTGGCTAGACATCAGGAAACTGGTGAGAAAACATGTGATTAAGTAGATTAATGCTTCCTTTATGTTTAAATTCTGGTTCGCAATTTCTGTTGTTATCTCCATGAAGGATGATGCTTTCCAAGCCCAAAATATTCTTGTGTGATTTAGTTGCTATTCTGGTGTATGCCAGGATAGTTTGTGggttcatttttttctcattgcttATTTAGAAGTATGGTTGCTTACTCAGGGATCGGATGGCAAAGGCCACTTCATCTTTGTTACAAACCTGATACCATGTTCCGGCGTCAGATTACACCTCTGGCCTGAGAGGAGTAAGACATTATCAGAAGCAGAAGTTTCTTCTCATAAAAGAATCCTTGAGGTGACAACACGGATGATTCAGGATTCCTGCAGGACCTGCCCCAAGGCAGGTACAGACTTTTCTGGTCTTTCTTTTAAATTTGCTTGTTTAGCTTTAAATTTTTGTAcatgttaataataaaaagactTTGGTTTTTAAGGTTGTGGATTTGACCTATTTGTTTATATGACTTTGGTTCCATCTGAAGGTTTGGCTGAATTCATTAAGTTAATGAAATGCTTTGATTGCATTCTCTATTTTTCTGtgcaatattttcttttgtttttcactaGATTTCTAACTGCATACTTTATACATGAATTGTCGGGTAGACTGAAAATGTTAATTTGTCCAGATTGAGCCTGGAAGTCAAACTGAACAAGCACCTCCATCAGCTGTGCTTCAATTGAGTCCAGAGGAAATGCATGGTTTCCGATTCTTGACAATTTCAGTTGCTCCTAGCCCGGTATTGTTTATAATTTGCACTAGCATCTTGTTTTGTGGTCTACATATACTCGTATTTTTGAAACTAACTACAACTGCTCTATCATGTGCCAAGTGTTTGTGTTAGTTTTCTTTATGCAATTTTTGCTTGGATTTgatctgatttttttattttgttccaaTTATTTGGTTGTTCGCCCAACTTATTTTAACCAAGGTTTATTCATGATATACTTTTCTTGCTGTAATTTGTGAATCTTTGAACATTGCTAGTAGTTTCTGGATATCTTAGTGGCATATATTTAAGTTCTGTGGCTGTGATTTTGCTTCAATTCAATTATATGCGTGAACTGACATATATGTGCAGACTATTTCAGGTAGGCCTCCCCCAGCTGCTTCTATGGCTGTAGGCCAATTTTTTAATCCTGAAGATGGCCAGAGAAAATTTTCTCCTGGCTTTTCAGTTCGCACAATCTATGCTGAAGAGGTCTGTCTGAATAATTAAATATCTGCATTTAAATTTTAGGATGCCTAAACCATGCAACCTTTTCTTCTCCTTGGATTTATATTTGGTTGAACTTAAGCATAGTATGACTTAAAATGacagttttttttcttcaggAAATGTTCTTGAAGGAAGATCATCCTCTTGCTTTAAATCTGTCATTCTCATTGAGCTTAGGCCTTTTTCCAATTAATGTTTCACTGAGAACTGTGGGCTGTGGAATTAAAACTTCTGGGGATCAAGCTGGAGTGGACCAGAGCAGTAAGACTTTTAACTGAATTTCTTATTGTAATTCAGTGGATGGTTAACATTGTTGTCAATTGACTAAAATACAATAGTTACTCTGTCAAGCATTCTCAGAAGGTGTTACCACAGCCACCTTCTTAAGCTCTAATTTAAGCTTCTGTCACCACTATTGTCTGCAAACATGATTTTCATGATCTATATGGTGCTTTTCTTTTTGCCATTTAAGAGCTATAGATGAATATTTATTCTAGGTCTGGTTTAAAGTAATAAACAATTGATGGAATTGGCATACAAGTCATGAATTGACAGATCTTAATTTATAGAGATATGTGGTTGCTTGCTTTATGGTTGTGAATTTGTGAATCCTGTTGAAGTCATGATGCCTTAAATGGcataaaatgagaaaaagggcATGTTTTTGTTCCAGAGTAATTAGAATGAACACAGTTTATATGGACTTATTTTTGCTAATGAAAGGAATGCAATCaaacttttgaaatatttgtggGGAATGAATAAACTATCCTAACTTTTTAGTCCTTTTCTTTTGGTTGATTTGCAAGTTTACGTTTGCCCTTGAGTTAGTGCCTTTCCGACGACTATGCACTTAGCTCTTTGTGCTATTTTACTCTGTTAgttgcacattttttttttctccttgaaTGTAAAGCTTTTCACACTAAAATCAGCATATTTGTTCCCCCATGGgtgtttcaaaattttcttattcttgtctGATTTTATTTCACATGGATCATTCAGCAAACATGAATAATTTGCATTCAAGAATTTGTGGATATGATGCATTCCCATTAATTTTGCAGACTTGTGCAAACTGCGCTGCTTCCCTCCGGTTGCCCTTGCTTGGGATGCTGTGTCAGGTCTACATATAATTCCTAATCTGTATTCTGAGGCTATTGTTGTTGATTCATCTCCTGCGATGTGGGTTTCAAATCCTGTGTCTGAGAGAACCACCATTCTTTTGCTGGTGATTatctagaatttttttatttatatagttgCTTATTCAAGTTGGTCATGAATCATGACTGAAAGCCTTCCATTTTACATCAGGCATGCGTGAGCTTATTTATTCTGCTCGCCTCTTGTAGAGAACaatcataaatatttgttttttgcaGGTCGATCCACATTGCTCATACAAACTCAATTTTTCTGTTTCACTCACTGCTGCAGCAAGCAGATTCTTTCTTTTGTATTCATCACAGGTTTACATTTAATGatgaattttatgttttgtgaaTATGGTTtaatatctttgtttaattattgtaagCACTGATGCTTTGAGGCTGTTTATTGTGAGTTGAACTTTTTAGCTGTGGAACTTGCAGATTTGTGGCTTTATGGTAGCTGTGATATTGTTTGCTTTGATGCGCCAAGCAGACGCATGGGAACTCGACTTGTCTATGCCATCACTTATAACAGCTGTAGAGTTGAATTTGAGATTACCGTTCCCACTTTTGCTTCTCTCTGTGCTTCCTATATCTGTTTCATTACTCCTTTCTTTGCTCAGAAGCGAACCAGTTACTCCAGTTGCCAGTTTTGTTGGGGTCTCCACAGTCTGTTATTTAGTGGCCAATGGATCTGTTATACTTGTGATATTGATCTCTTATTTTGTCCTGTATGTAGCTGCCACTGTAcaagttttcattaaaaaacggcaagtattcttcttcttattcttcagCGTTTTCTGGATTAAACAAAGTGACCAAATGTGTGGTAGGTCTGGCTTGTAGAACATGTAGATTTAGCATGTGCTCATCTTGTTTGACATTATCTGTTGTTGGTTGTTTGGTTCCAAGTTTCTTGATAAGCAGATGCTCTTATGTATAGATCATGCTGCATAGTGCAACCAAGTTGAGTAATCACAGTTCTGCCTGGAAGCTAGCTTCTGCCATTCTAACATGTGTTTCACAAATCCATTGATAGAACAAGCTTTGTGAGCACCGTTCCTAATCTTCTCACTTGCTTCCCTCTCTTTGGTTGCCATGGATGTGGAAATATATGTGAGATTGCTTTTGAGAATGCTGGCTGTCTGATACCACTCAGTTATCCCGCTACTGGTGTAGCCGTGTAGGAAATTAATGCAAGTTTGCATTTGGGAATTTGCTAATGACTAACTATCCAGTGTGATAAGTCTAAATTGCTTTTTAATTAGTGTGGAACACTTGACTGCTTTGTGACTGAATCTGATATCGATTACATTTCAGTAATTTGCTTGTGATATGTTTGTCTGGTGGATCTTCATCAATAGGgatattgtcctcaatgtacttatcactcttgttattaaaaactaaCAGTCACAAGCAGACATTGGCTGCTGATATTTACTGTAGTTTGTTGTCTGTTGCAGTATgatgtaaaacaaaaacattgtcaAATTAGGAATTTTAGATGTAAGAGAATGTGTGTGCAGCATTCAGGTTTCATGGGATTTATACCTCTTAGCTCAAACATTTACTAGGAATGCTTTTGTTCTAAACAGGCTTGGTTGTTATGCAGGTGGCAGGGTTGGGAGGAAAATCCTCGATTGACTTATCTTCGTCGTTTACTTAGTTTCTCGTCTGTCTTCTTTCAATTGAGGGTATGTTTATATTAACCTTTAATATAACTTTCTCATACTGCAATCATAATCTCCAGTATCGTCTTCTGTGATTTCGAACTGCTTGTGCTAATTATTTCTGGTTGTGTTATGCTCTCTTTGTGCTATTTATTAGTCTTCTACCCTCTCACTAGATGAGATGACTATTTTTGCAGCTTGTGCGCATCATCAGAAACAGCCCAAATCTTGTGGTTGCAATTGTCACAATCCCTGTGATCTGCTTTATTCATCCAGCCCTGGGCCTGATGTTTCTGATCCTTTCCCATGCTTTGCATTGTCATGCAGCTTTATGCAGGtaaataaagtaaaacaaatCCTATATCTTTGTTAATCGCAGAGGCCTAGTTAAGGTCATTTGCTGCTACTTTTTAACTGGGCAATAGAACATCACAGCATGTGATTTTAGCTGGCCTGTTGCatgtatatattgaaaaattgcTTGTCTGACTAGAGGCTGTGTATGGAATGTACACTATCCTAGGTCTTTGCATCAAGCATCTCAGAAAATGCTATTGGCTATTGGAAATTAGTCATAGTCATAAAGTTTATATTTGGAAATTACAGGGattaaatgataatgaaatacCATAGCAGCACAGGAATTATGCCCTTTCAAATGGTTCAGATGCATCATTTTAGTCTCTGCACGACCTGTAATTTCACTATTAATAGGGAATTAATTTCAATTCTTTTATGGTTACCCTTGAACTTGCAATAAATGATCAGTAAAATTATTGAACCCAGCCATCTGTCGTGATCACCATTAAGATTTAGTAAAACCTCGAGTTGAAAGAACTCAATATTAGTTCTAAAGCTGTGTCAACTAGGGCCAACATGTGCTTCGACTAACAGATTATTGATCTTCCTCTCTCAGAGGAGATTATTGTTATGATATTTGTTtcaagttaaaaaagaaaaagaaaaagaaaaagtgaaggAGTTGATTCTTCTTATTGGGCTGAAAAATTTTCATGagtgaaaatgaataatattttaGTCAAATTGGTCAAACAAAAATTTGGGTCACTAAACAGGCACCATGGGAAATATGATCAAGGTATCCCTTGGTATTGGAAGTTAATTTAATGACTAACAAATTTCTTGTTTGGTCtattttcttgtgttcattTTTTGTAATCAATGGTATACGAGTCTAAGAGTTATATCCCATTTTTGTAACAGTTTTTTGGCGGCTTCGTTTCGCAGTAATTCACAAAGAAAGGAGTTTTATGATTCTAGAACCAACGGCATATCTTCATTGCCAGCCAAAGCTAGTGGTGTATTTGGTCCACTTCTACCATTGGATGAGAACAGCTCTTCAAGTCCAAACTCTGCAAGAAGCTATGGTGACAGTCAGTTAGAGATTTTTAATTATCAGCATGGAGTGCTGATCTTGCATGTTCTTGCAACTCTCATGTTTATACCCTCACTAGTGGCTTGGTTACAGGTATGCATTTCTATTTCCATGATTACTTAAATGCAATTGTTGTACATTACATTATGCCTGAAGAAAGGTTAGAATTCTCAAATTATTGATTAGAACTGTAAAGAGAACCAATTTTATGGACAACcctaatttttcaaaagaagtATACAGTTATTTGTGTTAAGCCAATGGCTTGCCAACCTATAAAATTAGTTGTAGCCAGATTTTGGTGAAGTATTTCATGTTATGATGTCGTAGATGTATAAAAATGTTTATGTTTGCGatcttttgtttatatatcaaggaaagaaaagaaaacaatgaaaactaaTTTCAAATGCAAACCATTTTTTCCTTTCCTTCATCATTTTCCTTTTCTCTATTATTCCTCTATTCAGTCATATCCTTCACTATTCAATACTTAATATGTCTGATTACATCATTTCAATTAAGCAGAGATTTTCCTTAGTAAAGGATGTTTTGATGGGAAAGTAGAATTATTTATACCTTGTTCTTTAGGCCCTTAGCCTGTTCTAGTACATTATGTTAAATTGCATGAACCCAACTATGTCATCTCCAGGTTTTGTGGAATCCTTTTGCTATCTATATTCCTGTTACCTCATTGTTTAGTGAATAGACCTACCAAATCATCTCAGTTAGTGCCTATTCCCAGTAAGCCAAGTGTATGAGAAATTTGCAGACTAGGCTCCAACATCAATTATCAACTGATTGCTGCGTTCATATTCTGTGCTTATCAACAAGCGCAACAAACACTGATACTTTCAATGCTGTTATTGCCAACTAGGTTAGCAAGTATGACAAAAAAGTGAGCCATTTCCCAGCTAATTTATGCTT is a window of Dioscorea cayenensis subsp. rotundata cultivar TDr96_F1 chromosome 5, TDr96_F1_v2_PseudoChromosome.rev07_lg8_w22 25.fasta, whole genome shotgun sequence DNA encoding:
- the LOC120260862 gene encoding LOW QUALITY PROTEIN: GPI inositol-deacylase (The sequence of the model RefSeq protein was modified relative to this genomic sequence to represent the inferred CDS: deleted 1 base in 1 codon), with the translated sequence MDGFGAKFRVGALAAGFLWLMTAALFKLLKPVPNGCVMTYMYPTYIPIATPANVSSDKYGLFLYHEGWKKIDFAEHLKKLNGVPVLFIPGNGGSYKQVRSLAAESARAYQGGPFEPSFYQEATLLSVEAGKEFMEESDDFAFPSQYVRMLDWFAVDLEGEHSAMDGRILEEHTEYVVYAIHRILDQYRESRDSRSKDGVEVSENLPTSVILVGHSMGGFVARAALVHPHLQNSAVETIVTLSSPHQSPPIALQPSLGQFFSQVNEGWRKGYEATTTHSGHLVSAPSFSHVVVVSISGGIHDYQVRSKLASLDGIVPSSHGFMVGSSGMKNVWLSMEHQTILWCNQLVVQLSHTLLNLVNPETGQPFPSVKKRLLVFVRMLQSGLPQNFKLLEHMQSSPVKDFPTKDEKDDTGEGSQLRHLYSCSPSLHWTDDGLEKDIYVQSSSVTILAMDGKRRWLDIRKLGSDGKGHFIFVTNLIPCSGVRLHLWPERSKTLSEAEVSSHKRILEVTTRMIRIPAGPAPRQIEPGSQTEQAPPSAVLQLSPEEMHGFRFLTISVAPSPTISGRPPPAASMAVGQFFNPEDGQRKFSPGFSVRTIYAEEEMFLKEDHPLALNLSFSLSLGLFPINVSLRTVGCGIKTSGDQAGVDQSNLCKLRCFPPVALAWDAVSGLHIIPNLYSEAIVVDSSPAMWVSNPVSERTTILLLVDPHCSYKLNFSVSLTAAASRFFLLYSSQICGFMVAVILFALMRQADAWELDLSMPSLITAVELNLRLPFPLLLLSVLPISVSLLLSLLRSEPVTPVASFVGVSTVCYLVANGSVILVILISYFVLYVAATVQVFIKKRWQGWEENPRLTYLRRLLSFSSVFFQLRLVRIIRNSPNLVVAIVTIPVICFIHPALGLMFLILSHALHCHAALCSFLAASFRSNSQRKEFYDSRTNGISSLPAKASGVFGPLLPLDENSSSSPNSARSYGDSQLEIFNYQHGVLILHVLATLMFIPSLVAWLQRIGLGQRFPWFADSALCVGVLFHGLCGTSPDISSLSSPLPRLFGREIGLSLVYLLAGYYSFLSALALAPYRVFYALASIGILSFAATLISNRNRHKGDAAYRTRRRHSHKH